Genomic DNA from Schistocerca serialis cubense isolate TAMUIC-IGC-003099 chromosome 5, iqSchSeri2.2, whole genome shotgun sequence:
AAATTTTCATCTACTTCATTCATCTGTCGTATCTTGCTTGCTGTCGTAGTGATCACCCTAGTGAAGAAGGATACAGCATCCGTAAGGGCCACGCAGTCAATATACATCTCTTTGAGCAACAGAGATAACCTGAAGTggacatctttttcttcttctttgagcAAGTTCCTGAATGAAGGTTCCCGTACGATCAattccaatttctttctttttctgaataAATTCTTCAGTTTTCAGTAAGGACCACAATAGTCGCACAATAGTAGCTGTCCACTTCACAGGCGATTACAGCTTAAACTCAGTCGCCAACCCTAAGGCTAGATTAGATATCACTGTTGTCTATTGGGCAGTGTACTACAATGATGACATGGCCCTGGCTTGTTCTGATTTGAAAATCGACTCTTCCATCATGCCAGGAAGAACATGCTTTCTGAAGTGGAATCCTTCATGGAGCAATTATCTAGTTTTTGCTCAGATTTGATGTATACAAGAAATTCAAAAACATGAAATTCATACTGTAGACGCTATTAGAATACACGTTAAATGACAGGACATATTCCATACGTGGTAACTCTGATGTCCCGTCGGTTGATCATGCTGCAGCAGATGCATAGTGAcgcaaatatttttctaatatacTATATAGAGCATACGAATTACTATTTTCCAGGACTAACTGAGCAGGAATTACTTCACTGGTGGAAACTGATTTTTCCATGCGTCTTTATTCACCAGCTGTAGTCTGCCCAAAATGAATCTGAACTTCCGACACTTCAGGATAGAGTTCAGTGCTCTGTTGGATATGATTTAGGGCGTACTAAGAGTTTCCTACCGAGTTAAAAACTCCATTTTTTTGCACAATATTACAAGTGACTCAGTCGTCTTCGTGAGATGTTTGAAGCTGTCTGGACTCCAACAGAACTGTGCACAATAATAAAATTATcaattcgaatggttcaaatggctctgagcactatgggacttaacatctgaggtcatcagttccctagacttagaactacttaaatctaactaacctatggacatcacacacatccacgcccgaagcaggattcgcacctgcgaccgtagcggtctcgcggttccagactgtagcgcctaagactgctcggccacagcggctggcttatcAATTCGCCTGGTAGCCTGAAAATATGTCATCTACCAGCCACCCCTAGAACACCTCGGAAAAGTTCTGGACGTATTTCTATTGCGTCTGTGTAGCGAGAGAGAGGGCAGCAGATACACTTTTGACATTTCAGTATTATAACCTGATCTTTGATTACGAAACTTTAGGAGCATGCTACGGCACTACTGATATCATAGAACCCAGACGCATTCACCTTTGAGTCCCAGTGTCAACTCTACGGTGTGTATAAGGTTACCATATCCACTCTCATTCACACCATATGATGTCCTGCCACCGAAAGTCttactttttatcttttttttcagaTGCATTACAGAAACTGAATTTCGATTGTAAGAACTTCGTagtagaaaacattttaaacagtACCTTGTACTGAACTTCGGAAGTTTGTTGGCTGGTTAAGAGCTTGTTTGGCGTCAGAGTATCACAATATAAATCCCGAACGTCCAACACATAACATAATATTAGAAGAGAACCCAGCACACTACACTTACGTACCTTTGCAGTTTAAGATAATTTAAAGACTACGAGGTCCTGAAGGCTTGCTAGTATTTATTAGGTAATTACAGGCTGAACACTTCACATCTGGAAAATGAACACTGGGAAAAATGCCAGTTAAGATGGTTCGTATCATACTGAAATCCATCTGAAGTGGTTTCTCGCACAAAGAAATGGAACGGTTTAAGTAGAACAAGTACTCGTCCTTCCAGATGTGGAACTAAGatggacatgaaacttcctggcagattaaaactgtgtgcccgaccgagactcgaactcgggacctttgcctttcgcgggcaagtgctctaccatctgagctaccgaagcacgactcacgcccggtactcacagctttacttctgccagtatctcgtctcctaccttccaaactttacatgcTTCCCAAGTCAGGCTGCAGATATTTGCTTCAACAATGGCGCCAGGAGGTGTTCTAAGATTCGTGCTTTGTGTTTCAGTTGCTGGTGCTAGCGATGGCGGTGACGGTCGCCTTCTGCATCCCCGCAGACGTCGATCCACAGCCAGAGGAAGCCCAGGAGACGCTGGGAACCGCCGAGTCTGCGTGGGGCGGCCGCGGCTGGGGCGGCTGGGGCGGCCGCGGCTGGGGAGGCGGCTGGGGCGGCAGAGGCTGGGGAGGCGGCTGGGGCGGCAGAGGCTGGGGAGGCGGCTACGGGGGCAGAGGCTGGGGCGGCGGCTGGGGCGGCGGCGGCTGGGGAGGCCGCGGCTGGCACTACGGCTGAAGCTGAAGCCTCACCTGCCACTGTTACTCACTCACTGTTGCTGCCAATAAACTGCTCTCTGTTTCCACTCTAAtttgtgtttgaattttgtatcacATCTCCCTCACTTGTTTCACCTCATACGGCCTCTAAAGATATGTCATACTCTCAAAATAAGTATTCCTATACCTCATTACGTGCTGACTTTTTAGTGTTACGACGTATGTATGTGGCTGGAATTTAATTTACTCGTATGACATACAATGAAGAGGAGCATAAGCTAATAACTCAATAAGTATTATAACAAAGCACATATTCCACACATTCCTTTAGCTTGtacagcaaaaacaaactgcaAGGTCTTGGTATGGTTTAAGTTGACTTACGTGATACAGATAGTCACTTCTCAAatgctgatgaattcttctcgggttatcagccgagtggtggtgtcgtcttgtcgcgacgtttcaatgagtttcgtacccatcatcttcgccagtAGATGATgcgtacgaaactcattgaaacgtcgcgacaagacgacgccaccactcggctgataacccgagaagaattcatcaatggaatacgccgagaaagactgcagtcGCATACACTTCATAAATATATCATCATAAAGTTCACGATCAATTTATGGAAGAAGTACGTACATTTTATAACATACTTTTAACGAACTATTGATAGACTTCCTCCTACACATGTCATGTCGTCGATACTCCCAAACATAAACAGTGTATGGATTAATAGATGTAGTGGATTGAGAATTCTTTGTGGTATCGCGTAGTATGCAAATTACCAATGAGATTTCCCTATCCTAGGAGCCAATAATACAGTGACATCAATAATTTAGTGAACTCAGACAGCAAAAGGTTATCAGAAGAGGGTATTGATGTATGAATGGAGCACATTAGTTATGCTAATAAAACGTGAAATGTTTGCAATTACTGCAATGCCTTTTACAGAAAAAGGAACTTATGAATCTCAGAGCCCATATGACTAGGTGcggacacgactcagttattaaggggcgGTCATTCACAGTGTGGTGATGTCAGCGGCGGACGCTGTGCCGGTACGGCGCATCACTGATTAGTGACAGCAGCGAATCGGCAGCTGTCATCGGCGACCCGTGGCTTTATTGCAAGGCGGCGATGTCCAGGTACAGTCTCTGCATTGATAGCTCGTTGTGTGTTGAGCGGCCAAAGCTGTGACATCGAGATGTTGGGAGGCGAGTATAGGCAATGGATCGAAGAGTTCTCATGTCCTCCTGGCATCCGTATTATAT
This window encodes:
- the LOC126481007 gene encoding neuropeptide-like protein 32, encoding MFRLSLLVLAMAVTVAFCIPADVDPQPEEAQETLGTAESAWGGRGWGGWGGRGWGGGWGGRGWGGGWGGRGWGGGYGGRGWGGGWGGGGWGGRGWHYG